One genomic window of Desulfuromonas sp. AOP6 includes the following:
- a CDS encoding DUF6691 family protein, with protein MNMLIYGLLTGVAFGFILQKGGVLRYDKQLGVLRLIDMTIIKFMLTSVLVGMVGIYLLVDLELAKLSLKTTILGGNIIGGLIFGIGWGLLGYCPGTSAGALGEGRWDALYGILGMVAGAAVYAEAFPLMKRTVLTWGNLGKITIPQVLGVNHWPVILVFVVGAVLLFRFFEKKGL; from the coding sequence ATGAATATGCTGATCTATGGGCTGCTCACGGGTGTGGCCTTCGGTTTTATCCTGCAGAAAGGCGGCGTACTGCGTTACGACAAGCAGCTCGGCGTGCTGCGCCTCATCGACATGACCATTATCAAATTCATGCTGACCAGCGTTCTCGTCGGTATGGTCGGTATCTACCTGCTGGTCGATCTGGAGCTGGCCAAGCTCAGTCTCAAAACGACGATTCTTGGCGGCAATATCATCGGCGGACTCATTTTCGGTATCGGCTGGGGTCTGCTGGGCTACTGCCCCGGCACCTCTGCCGGGGCCCTGGGTGAAGGACGTTGGGACGCCCTCTACGGCATCCTCGGTATGGTGGCCGGCGCCGCCGTCTACGCCGAAGCCTTTCCCCTGATGAAGCGCACCGTGCTCACCTGGGGTAACCTGGGCAAAATCACTATTCCGCAGGTGCTGGGTGTCAATCACTGGCCGGTGATCCTGGTCTTTGTCGTTGGGGCGGTTTTGCTTTTTCGGTTTTTTGAGAAGAAGGGGTTGTGA
- a CDS encoding YeeE/YedE thiosulfate transporter family protein, with amino-acid sequence MTPRFAPGRDGAWNPYLAGALSGLVSVFSVWIAGKYLGASTTFVRAAGMVEKVFSPERVEKMDYFIKTAPKIDWQWMFVVGIFIGALIASVTGRTFRLQGLPDMWRQRFGSASYGRRALFAFSGGAVAMFGARLADGUPSGHGLSGSLQLAVSGLLSLACFFIGGIIVARLIYGRKSS; translated from the coding sequence ATGACTCCACGTTTTGCCCCTGGGCGCGACGGCGCCTGGAATCCCTATCTGGCCGGAGCCCTTTCCGGGCTGGTCTCCGTCTTCTCTGTGTGGATCGCTGGAAAATATCTCGGTGCTTCCACCACCTTTGTCCGCGCCGCCGGCATGGTCGAAAAGGTCTTCTCGCCGGAACGCGTGGAGAAAATGGACTACTTTATCAAGACCGCACCCAAGATCGACTGGCAGTGGATGTTTGTGGTCGGTATCTTCATCGGTGCCCTCATTGCTTCCGTCACCGGTCGCACCTTCCGTCTGCAGGGCCTGCCCGATATGTGGCGCCAGCGTTTCGGTAGTGCCAGTTACGGCAGGCGTGCCCTCTTTGCTTTCAGCGGTGGCGCCGTGGCCATGTTCGGAGCGCGTCTTGCCGATGGCTGACCGAGCGGTCATGGGCTGAGCGGTTCGCTCCAGCTGGCTGTTAGCGGTCTTCTTTCTCTCGCCTGCTTTTTCATCGGCGGCATTATCGTCGCCCGCCTCATCTATGGGAGGAAGTCCTCATGA
- the ablA gene encoding lysine 2,3-aminomutase, whose product MPIYSAAQQEIAEKISSNNVTLKNWRDWRWQLKHSIQDIDTVETLLGIRFDPKKRKALELTVKKFPLSITPYYLSLINTDDHENDPVFKQAFPCSRELEIEKHDMADPLSEDKDSPVPGVTHRYPDRVLLQVSNVCSMYCRHCTRKRKVGDRDSIPGREDILKGIDYVRQHPEIRDVLLSGGDPLMLSDDYLDWILTEVRRIPHVQVIRIGTRMPVVLPYRITPELVERLKKHQPLWLNTHFNHPREINASAKEALRLLADAGIPLGNQSVLLAGVNDCQRIMKSLVHKLVENRVRPYYLYQCDLAEGLSHFRTPVGKGIEIMESLRGHTSGFAVPTYVIDAPGGGGKIPMNPNYLISLSTNKVVLRNYEGVITTYQEPEKYESIFCNRKCDECHLDLKLEDSTECAAVGIERLLSDSDRTISLTPENNDRMERRTHD is encoded by the coding sequence GTGCCCATCTACTCGGCAGCACAGCAGGAAATCGCAGAAAAAATCAGTTCAAATAATGTCACTCTCAAAAACTGGCGGGACTGGCGCTGGCAGCTTAAACATTCCATCCAGGATATCGATACGGTAGAGACGCTGCTGGGCATTCGCTTTGACCCAAAAAAACGCAAAGCCCTCGAACTGACGGTTAAAAAATTCCCCCTCTCCATCACCCCCTACTACCTGTCTCTCATCAATACCGACGATCACGAAAACGACCCCGTCTTCAAGCAGGCCTTCCCCTGTTCCCGTGAGCTGGAAATCGAGAAGCACGACATGGCCGATCCGCTCTCCGAGGACAAGGACAGCCCCGTTCCCGGCGTCACCCACCGCTATCCCGACCGGGTGCTGCTGCAGGTCAGCAATGTCTGTTCCATGTACTGTCGCCACTGCACCCGCAAGCGCAAGGTGGGCGACCGCGATTCCATCCCCGGTCGTGAAGATATCCTCAAGGGGATCGACTACGTCCGCCAGCATCCGGAAATCCGCGACGTGCTCCTCTCCGGCGGTGACCCGCTCATGCTCTCCGACGACTATCTCGACTGGATTCTCACCGAGGTGCGCCGCATCCCGCACGTGCAGGTCATCCGCATCGGCACCCGCATGCCGGTCGTGCTTCCTTACCGCATCACCCCCGAGCTGGTGGAGCGTTTGAAAAAACATCAGCCTCTGTGGCTCAACACCCACTTCAACCACCCGCGCGAGATTAACGCCTCCGCCAAAGAGGCCCTGCGCCTGCTGGCCGACGCCGGCATCCCGCTCGGCAACCAGTCGGTGCTGCTGGCCGGGGTCAACGACTGCCAGCGCATCATGAAGTCGCTGGTGCATAAACTGGTGGAAAATCGCGTGCGCCCCTACTACCTCTACCAGTGCGACCTGGCCGAGGGGCTCTCCCACTTCCGCACCCCCGTCGGCAAGGGGATCGAGATCATGGAGAGCCTGCGCGGCCATACCAGCGGCTTCGCCGTGCCGACCTACGTCATCGACGCGCCGGGCGGCGGCGGCAAGATCCCCATGAATCCCAACTACCTCATCTCCCTGTCGACCAACAAGGTGGTGCTGCGCAATTATGAGGGAGTGATCACCACCTACCAGGAGCCCGAAAAGTACGAGTCCATCTTCTGCAACCGCAAGTGCGACGAGTGCCACCTCGACCTCAAACTGGAGGATTCCACCGAGTGCGCCGCCGTCGGCATCGAGCGGCTGCTGTCCGATTCGGATCGTACCATCTCTCTCACCCCCGAAAACAACGACCGTATGGAGCGACGCACCCATGACTGA
- a CDS encoding trimeric intracellular cation channel family protein yields the protein MSLLYALDLIGTAAFAASGAWAGVRRKMDLLGVLVLGLVTATGGGTLRDILLGDLPPFSLKDETYLYLSIIVSLAVFFFHRRLHRLQHPLLYFDAIGLGTFVVIGTSKALAFNTGFIGAVMMGVMTATAGGVVRDVLSNQVPLILRKEVYASACLAGAALLYLLHHLPLPHSLAALLAALTVIMVRLLAIRHNWALPKARA from the coding sequence ATGTCCCTGCTCTACGCTCTCGATCTTATCGGCACCGCCGCCTTTGCCGCCTCCGGCGCCTGGGCGGGAGTCCGCCGCAAAATGGACCTTCTCGGCGTGCTGGTGCTGGGCCTGGTCACCGCCACCGGCGGCGGCACCCTGCGCGACATCCTGCTGGGCGACCTCCCTCCCTTCAGCCTGAAGGATGAGACCTATCTCTATCTCTCCATTATCGTATCCCTGGCCGTCTTCTTCTTCCACCGCCGCCTGCACCGCCTGCAGCACCCCCTGCTCTACTTCGATGCCATCGGCCTCGGTACGTTCGTGGTCATCGGCACCAGCAAGGCGCTGGCCTTCAACACCGGCTTCATCGGCGCCGTCATGATGGGGGTAATGACCGCCACCGCCGGCGGCGTGGTACGTGACGTCCTCTCCAACCAGGTCCCCCTTATCCTGCGCAAGGAGGTATACGCTTCCGCCTGTCTGGCCGGGGCGGCCCTGCTCTACCTGCTGCATCACCTTCCCCTGCCCCACTCCCTGGCGGCGCTGCTGGCCGCTCTGACCGTCATCATGGTGCGCCTGCTGGCCATCCGTCACAACTGGGCCCTTCCCAAGGCGCGCGCTTGA
- a CDS encoding D-2-hydroxyacid dehydrogenase has protein sequence MKIVVLDGYTLNPGDLSWDSLQALGECAIYERTPAPQVVERCRGAEAVLTNKVVFSAEVLDQLPELRYIGVTATGYNVVALEEVRRRGITVTNVPGYSTASVAQMVFALVLELTQQVGHHDHLVRQGRWSASPDFCFWDRSLTELDGRTMGIVGYGQIGRAVSRIAGAFGMRVLVHTAHPEKYGESEEVTFVELPELFARADVISLHCPLTPQTEGLVDETRLATMKKTALLINTGRGPLVDEAALAAALNSGRIAGAGLDVLGSEPPSPDNPLLTAKNCFITPHIAWATQEARQRLLDITVANLAAYQRGEAANVVS, from the coding sequence ATGAAAATTGTGGTTCTTGACGGTTATACGCTGAATCCCGGCGATTTGAGCTGGGATTCTCTTCAGGCGCTGGGTGAGTGTGCCATTTATGAACGCACCCCGGCCCCGCAAGTGGTGGAGCGCTGCCGGGGCGCCGAGGCCGTACTCACCAATAAGGTGGTCTTTTCCGCCGAGGTGCTCGATCAGTTGCCCGAGCTGCGCTATATCGGCGTCACTGCCACCGGCTACAACGTGGTGGCGCTGGAAGAAGTGCGTCGTCGGGGCATCACCGTGACCAACGTGCCCGGCTACAGCACGGCTTCAGTGGCGCAGATGGTCTTCGCCCTGGTGCTGGAACTGACCCAGCAGGTCGGCCATCACGACCATCTGGTCCGGCAGGGGCGCTGGTCGGCCAGCCCCGACTTCTGTTTCTGGGATCGTTCCCTGACCGAGCTCGACGGCCGCACCATGGGTATTGTGGGCTACGGCCAGATCGGTCGGGCGGTGAGCCGCATCGCCGGCGCTTTCGGTATGAGAGTCCTGGTCCATACCGCCCATCCAGAGAAGTATGGCGAGAGCGAAGAGGTGACCTTTGTCGAGCTTCCTGAGCTCTTTGCCCGTGCCGACGTCATCAGCCTGCATTGTCCGCTCACCCCGCAGACCGAGGGGCTGGTGGATGAAACGCGGCTGGCCACCATGAAGAAGACGGCTCTGCTTATCAATACGGGACGGGGGCCGCTGGTTGACGAGGCCGCCCTGGCTGCTGCCCTGAACAGCGGCAGGATCGCCGGCGCCGGCCTCGATGTCCTCGGCAGCGAGCCGCCTTCACCCGACAACCCCCTGCTGACGGCGAAGAACTGCTTCATCACCCCGCATATCGCCTGGGCCACTCAGGAGGCCCGCCAGCGCCTCCTCGATATTACCGTCGCCAATCTCGCGGCCTACCAGCGCGGGGAAGCCGCCAACGTGGTGAGCTGA
- a CDS encoding rhomboid family intramembrane serine protease, whose protein sequence is MFLPIGDTPNPRSTPIMTYLLIGLNVAIFLLLSLPLTARSPELADPMLLEYLRSLGVRGGISAQQILAHLSAYDVFVYEYGYRPGAPSLLSLFTAMFLHGGWMHLAGNMLFLWIFGDNVEHRLGHLGFLLVYLVTGIAATLFFALFVPHSQVPLVGASGAISGVLGLYFLWFPRNQVKVFIFLFPFIMNTFLIPARLVLGFYLLADNLLPFLLSRGGEGGVAHGAHIGGFIAGMGIAWGIDRFPLWRSASSVRPASSARSRENGTYLPEQITGHLREGNPAWAAAKYFSLSSRADRLRVPAPVVLELGEYLLGSGAHDQALSLFRRFIGERPTDPQIARAYLGAGRAQLHTPRAVTSAYHYFLSALDTARSDEVAEEARLHLRAIERLGEKE, encoded by the coding sequence ATGTTTCTGCCCATTGGCGACACGCCCAATCCCCGTTCCACCCCCATCATGACCTACCTGCTCATCGGGCTCAACGTCGCGATCTTTCTGCTGCTCTCCCTGCCGCTCACCGCCCGCAGCCCCGAACTGGCCGACCCCATGCTGCTCGAATACCTGCGCTCTCTTGGTGTGCGCGGCGGCATTTCAGCCCAGCAGATCCTGGCGCACCTGAGCGCCTACGACGTCTTTGTCTATGAGTACGGCTACCGTCCCGGCGCGCCGTCCCTGCTCTCCCTCTTTACCGCCATGTTCCTGCACGGGGGCTGGATGCACCTGGCCGGCAACATGCTCTTCCTGTGGATCTTCGGCGACAATGTCGAGCACCGCCTCGGCCACCTCGGCTTTCTGCTGGTCTATCTGGTCACCGGTATCGCCGCCACCCTCTTTTTTGCGCTCTTTGTTCCTCACTCCCAGGTGCCCCTGGTAGGTGCCTCCGGCGCCATCTCCGGTGTGCTCGGTCTCTACTTCCTGTGGTTCCCGCGCAATCAGGTCAAGGTCTTCATTTTTCTCTTTCCCTTCATCATGAACACCTTCCTCATCCCCGCCCGCCTGGTGCTCGGTTTCTATCTGCTGGCCGACAACCTGCTTCCCTTCCTGCTGTCCCGCGGCGGTGAGGGTGGGGTGGCGCACGGGGCCCACATCGGCGGCTTTATTGCCGGGATGGGTATTGCCTGGGGCATCGACCGCTTCCCTCTGTGGCGCTCCGCCTCCTCGGTGCGGCCGGCGTCTTCCGCCCGTAGCAGGGAGAATGGCACGTACTTGCCGGAGCAGATTACCGGCCACCTGCGTGAAGGCAATCCCGCCTGGGCGGCGGCCAAATACTTTTCCCTTTCCAGCCGGGCGGATCGCCTGCGGGTACCAGCGCCGGTGGTGCTCGAGCTGGGGGAATACCTCCTTGGCAGCGGCGCTCATGACCAAGCCTTGTCTCTTTTCCGACGCTTCATCGGCGAGCGTCCGACCGACCCGCAGATCGCCCGCGCCTATCTGGGGGCGGGGCGGGCCCAGCTGCACACCCCCCGCGCCGTCACCAGCGCCTACCACTACTTTCTCTCAGCCCTCGACACCGCCCGCAGCGATGAGGTCGCCGAGGAAGCGCGTCTGCACCTGCGCGCCATTGAACGACTGGGCGAAAAAGAGTAG
- a CDS encoding Rossmann-like and DUF2520 domain-containing protein, with protein MSTRIALIGPGRLGQAVGRLLADAGHEFSAVVSRDLARARAAARFIGNPQAGTTDLTKVKDAEMVFLALPDDDIAPMAARLRQGALVRPGTILVHFSGIHDSSILLGEEGTPVQGLAIHPMQSFADAVIGMRNLPGSLFAIEGDASLIPLARALVDDMGGLPFILTREQKPLYHAAACTASNFLVALVATAGEMLSHCGIDAKDAGRLFAPLLNGTVKNLSALGPQTALTGPIVRGDILTVEKHLAALEALPADLGRIYRLMGGKTVDVAEESGRLDADKAAILRDLLQK; from the coding sequence GTGAGCACCCGCATCGCCCTCATTGGACCGGGACGGCTGGGGCAGGCCGTCGGTCGCCTGCTGGCTGACGCCGGCCATGAGTTCAGCGCCGTGGTCAGCCGCGACCTCGCCCGTGCCCGGGCGGCCGCCCGCTTCATCGGCAACCCCCAGGCGGGGACGACAGACCTGACGAAGGTCAAGGACGCGGAGATGGTCTTTCTGGCCCTGCCGGACGACGACATCGCCCCTATGGCGGCCAGACTGCGCCAGGGAGCACTGGTCCGGCCCGGCACCATCCTTGTTCACTTCAGCGGCATTCACGATAGCAGTATCCTGCTGGGGGAAGAAGGAACGCCGGTACAGGGACTGGCCATCCATCCCATGCAGAGCTTTGCCGACGCGGTCATCGGTATGCGCAATCTACCCGGCAGTCTCTTCGCCATTGAAGGCGACGCCTCCCTCATCCCCCTCGCCAGAGCGTTGGTGGATGACATGGGCGGCCTGCCGTTCATCCTCACCCGTGAACAGAAACCCCTCTATCACGCCGCCGCCTGCACGGCCTCAAACTTCCTGGTCGCGCTGGTGGCGACCGCCGGAGAGATGCTGTCGCACTGCGGCATCGACGCGAAAGACGCCGGCCGCCTCTTTGCTCCCCTGCTTAACGGCACCGTGAAAAACCTGTCCGCCCTGGGACCGCAGACGGCTCTCACCGGACCCATCGTACGCGGCGACATCCTCACCGTCGAAAAACATCTGGCGGCGCTGGAGGCGTTGCCGGCGGACCTGGGTCGCATTTATCGCCTCATGGGAGGAAAAACGGTGGATGTAGCCGAAGAGTCGGGGCGACTGGACGCCGACAAGGCCGCCATCTTGCGAGACCTGCTGCAGAAGTAA
- the ppdK gene encoding pyruvate, phosphate dikinase: MATKYVYFFGDGKAEGKGDMKNLLGGKGANLAEMTSIGLPVPAGFTLTTEVCTEFYKNNRQYPAELKGQVEENLRKVETLMGKKFGDAKNPLLVSVRSGARASMPGMMDTVLNLGLNGQTVQGIIEQSGDARFAYDSYRRFIQMYSNVVLNLDGDVLEHILENMKEQRGVEQDTKLTADDLKEMVVLFKKKVREELGRDFPEDPQEQLWGAIGAVFGSWMNPRAITYRKLNSIPAEWGTAVNVQSMVYGNMGDDCATGVAFTRNPSTGENVFFGEFLVNAQGEDVVAGIRTPQPINKIGGDGTLPSMEEVMPVCYDQLMKVQQTLEKHYRDMQDIEFTIEKGKLYMLQTRNGKRTAQAAVKIAVDMVREGVLSDKEAVLRVQPEQLDQLLHPSLDPKAPKNVIAKGLPASPGAASGEVVFSADEAEEAAKIGLKVILVRVETSPEDIHGMHAAQGILTARGGMTSHAAVVARGMGKCCVAGCGDIKVDYKTQQFVARDGVVLKKGDVITLDGSTGEVMKGEVPTVQPELTGDFGALMEWVDTFRRLKVRTNADTPNDSRVARNFGAEGIGLCRTEHMFFEAERIMAVREMILSEDIAGRKGALAKILPMQKGDFLGIFREMKGLPVTIRLLDPPLHEFLPHTDKDIDELAAVMKVQPQVLRNKVDFLHEFNPMLGHRGCRLGITFPEIYDMQVQAIMEAACELVKEEGFDIVPEIMIPLVGHVKELSILRANAIRIADEVVARYGVKVEYLIGTMIELPRAALTADEIAKEAEFFSFGTNDLTQTTYGLSRDDAGKFLPFYVEREIYPNDPFVALDQSGVGQLVEMGCVKGRQTRPNIKLGICGEHGGEPSSVIFCHKIGLDYVSCSPFRVPIARLAAAHAALMDEQ; encoded by the coding sequence ATGGCTACGAAGTATGTTTATTTCTTCGGCGACGGCAAGGCCGAAGGAAAAGGGGACATGAAAAACCTACTGGGCGGTAAAGGGGCCAATCTGGCCGAAATGACCTCGATCGGTCTGCCGGTGCCGGCTGGTTTTACCCTCACCACCGAGGTGTGTACCGAGTTCTACAAGAACAACCGCCAGTACCCCGCCGAACTCAAAGGGCAGGTAGAAGAGAATCTACGCAAGGTCGAGACGCTCATGGGGAAGAAATTCGGCGACGCGAAGAACCCGCTGCTCGTCTCCGTGCGCTCCGGCGCCCGCGCCTCCATGCCCGGTATGATGGACACCGTCCTCAACCTCGGTCTTAACGGTCAGACTGTGCAGGGCATCATCGAACAGAGCGGCGACGCCCGTTTCGCGTACGACTCCTACCGCCGCTTTATCCAGATGTACTCGAACGTCGTTCTCAATCTTGACGGTGATGTCCTCGAACATATCCTCGAAAATATGAAAGAACAGCGCGGCGTCGAGCAGGACACCAAGTTGACCGCAGACGACCTCAAGGAAATGGTCGTCCTCTTTAAAAAGAAGGTCCGTGAAGAGCTGGGACGAGATTTCCCTGAAGATCCCCAGGAACAGCTGTGGGGCGCTATCGGCGCCGTCTTCGGTTCCTGGATGAACCCTCGCGCCATCACCTACCGCAAGCTCAACAGCATCCCCGCCGAGTGGGGGACCGCCGTCAACGTTCAGTCCATGGTCTATGGCAACATGGGCGACGACTGCGCCACGGGCGTGGCCTTCACCCGTAACCCCTCCACCGGCGAAAACGTCTTCTTCGGCGAGTTCCTGGTCAACGCCCAGGGTGAAGATGTCGTAGCCGGCATTCGTACGCCCCAGCCCATCAACAAGATCGGCGGCGACGGCACCCTCCCTTCCATGGAAGAGGTCATGCCCGTGTGCTACGACCAGCTCATGAAGGTGCAGCAGACCCTGGAGAAGCACTACCGCGACATGCAGGACATCGAGTTCACCATCGAGAAAGGCAAGCTCTACATGCTGCAGACCCGCAACGGCAAGCGCACCGCCCAGGCGGCGGTGAAGATCGCCGTCGACATGGTGCGGGAAGGGGTGCTCAGCGACAAGGAAGCGGTTCTGCGCGTGCAGCCCGAACAGCTCGATCAGCTGCTGCATCCCTCTCTTGATCCCAAGGCGCCCAAGAATGTTATCGCCAAAGGCCTGCCCGCTTCCCCCGGCGCCGCCAGCGGCGAGGTGGTCTTCTCGGCCGATGAGGCCGAAGAAGCGGCCAAGATCGGTCTCAAGGTCATTCTGGTGCGCGTGGAAACGAGCCCGGAAGATATTCACGGCATGCACGCCGCCCAGGGCATCCTCACCGCCCGCGGCGGCATGACCTCCCACGCCGCCGTCGTGGCGCGCGGCATGGGCAAGTGCTGCGTGGCCGGTTGCGGCGATATCAAGGTCGACTACAAGACCCAGCAGTTCGTCGCCCGCGACGGCGTCGTCCTCAAGAAGGGGGATGTCATCACCCTCGATGGCTCCACCGGTGAAGTGATGAAGGGCGAAGTTCCCACCGTTCAGCCTGAGCTGACCGGAGATTTCGGTGCCCTCATGGAGTGGGTCGATACCTTCCGCCGCCTCAAGGTGCGCACCAACGCCGATACGCCCAACGACTCCAGGGTGGCCCGCAACTTCGGCGCCGAGGGTATCGGTCTGTGCCGCACCGAGCACATGTTTTTCGAAGCCGAGCGCATCATGGCGGTGCGGGAGATGATTCTGTCCGAGGATATCGCTGGCCGCAAAGGCGCCCTGGCCAAAATTCTACCCATGCAGAAAGGGGACTTCCTCGGCATTTTCCGCGAGATGAAGGGGCTGCCGGTGACCATTCGCCTGCTTGATCCGCCCCTGCACGAGTTCCTTCCCCATACGGACAAGGACATTGATGAGCTGGCTGCCGTCATGAAGGTGCAGCCCCAGGTATTGCGCAACAAGGTTGATTTCCTGCACGAGTTCAACCCCATGCTCGGCCATCGCGGCTGCCGCCTGGGCATCACCTTCCCCGAGATTTACGACATGCAGGTGCAGGCCATCATGGAAGCGGCCTGTGAACTGGTCAAGGAAGAGGGCTTCGACATCGTTCCCGAGATCATGATTCCCCTGGTTGGCCACGTCAAGGAACTGTCCATCCTGCGGGCCAACGCTATTCGCATCGCCGACGAGGTCGTCGCCCGTTACGGCGTCAAGGTCGAGTACCTCATCGGCACCATGATCGAGCTGCCCCGCGCCGCCCTGACCGCCGATGAAATCGCCAAAGAGGCCGAGTTCTTCTCTTTCGGCACCAATGACCTCACCCAGACCACTTACGGTCTTTCCCGCGACGACGCCGGCAAGTTTCTGCCTTTCTATGTCGAGCGCGAGATCTACCCCAACGATCCTTTCGTCGCCCTCGATCAGAGCGGTGTCGGACAGTTGGTGGAGATGGGCTGCGTCAAAGGGCGCCAGACCCGCCCCAACATCAAGCTCGGCATTTGCGGCGAGCACGGTGGCGAGCCTTCCAGTGTCATCTTCTGCCATAAGATCGGTCTCGATTACGTTTCCTGTTCTCCTTTCCGCGTGCCCATTGCCCGCCTGGCAGCGGCGCATGCCGCCCTGATGGACGAGCAATAA
- a CDS encoding fumarylacetoacetate hydrolase family protein — protein sequence MQTVHILSSQKVFRVGKIVCLARNYADHIKELGNEVPDKPVLFIKPATSIIRDGENVVIPAYSNDCHYEVELAVLIGKFAKNVAEKDAMSHVAGYGVAIDMTLRDVQSELKAKGLPWEIAKGFDTACPLSDFVAASEVEDPHNLGIRLSVDGMLRQDASTALMMRRIPAIVQAISAIFTLEEGDIILTGTPAGVGSVQRRSRLRAEIDKVGCLEVGVK from the coding sequence ATGCAGACCGTTCATATTCTGAGCAGCCAGAAGGTTTTCCGGGTCGGAAAAATCGTCTGTCTGGCCCGCAACTACGCCGATCACATCAAGGAGCTGGGGAACGAGGTTCCCGACAAGCCGGTCCTCTTCATCAAGCCGGCCACCAGCATTATCCGCGACGGTGAGAACGTGGTCATTCCTGCCTACAGCAACGACTGCCACTACGAGGTGGAACTGGCGGTACTCATCGGCAAGTTTGCCAAAAACGTCGCCGAAAAAGATGCCATGAGCCATGTGGCCGGCTACGGCGTTGCCATTGACATGACCCTGCGGGACGTACAGTCGGAGCTCAAAGCCAAGGGGCTCCCCTGGGAGATCGCCAAAGGGTTCGACACCGCCTGCCCCCTCTCCGATTTCGTCGCTGCCAGTGAGGTCGAGGATCCGCACAACCTGGGCATCCGTCTTTCCGTAGACGGCATGCTGCGCCAGGATGCCTCCACAGCGTTGATGATGCGCCGCATCCCGGCCATCGTCCAGGCGATCTCGGCCATCTTCACTCTGGAGGAAGGGGATATCATCCTGACCGGCACCCCGGCCGGAGTGGGGTCGGTCCAGAGACGCAGCCGTCTGCGGGCCGAGATTGACAAGGTCGGCTGTCTCGAAGTGGGGGTAAAGTGA
- the nfi gene encoding deoxyribonuclease V (cleaves DNA at apurinic or apyrimidinic sites) — MSIVVDVGSMMTGEMMDFARLHDWSVTYAEAVALQRRLAAQVRLEDGVTPSLRRVAGVDVSYEKHGDLFFAAVVLLSYPDLQVVEEASAVARVSFPYIPGLLSFRELPVLLQAFQGLQTRPDVVLVDGQGIAHPRRLGLASHLGLWLQLPTIGCAKSRLCGDHEEPGLHKGDYAALELKGDQVGAVLRTRDRVRPLYVSPGHLCTVARAAQVTLACTTRYRMPEPTRLAHLLTNRLRLQAREGVGLD; from the coding sequence TTGTCAATTGTCGTTGATGTTGGCTCGATGATGACGGGGGAGATGATGGACTTTGCGCGTCTGCATGATTGGTCGGTGACTTATGCCGAGGCGGTCGCTCTGCAGCGGCGGCTGGCCGCACAGGTGCGTCTGGAGGATGGAGTGACGCCTTCGCTGCGTCGGGTGGCGGGAGTTGACGTCTCCTATGAAAAACACGGGGATTTATTCTTTGCGGCGGTCGTGCTGCTGAGCTATCCGGATCTGCAGGTAGTGGAAGAGGCCAGCGCCGTGGCTCGGGTCAGCTTCCCCTACATCCCCGGTCTGCTGTCCTTTCGCGAACTGCCGGTGCTGCTGCAAGCTTTCCAGGGTTTGCAGACGCGGCCGGACGTGGTGCTGGTGGACGGGCAGGGCATCGCCCATCCGCGCCGCCTCGGTCTGGCCAGTCATCTTGGGCTCTGGTTGCAGCTGCCGACCATCGGCTGTGCCAAGAGCCGTCTGTGCGGGGACCACGAGGAGCCCGGGCTGCATAAAGGCGATTATGCGGCGCTGGAGCTGAAGGGCGATCAGGTGGGCGCGGTGCTGCGAACGCGCGACCGGGTGCGCCCCCTCTATGTGTCGCCGGGGCACCTGTGTACGGTCGCCCGCGCCGCGCAAGTGACCCTGGCCTGCACGACGCGTTACCGCATGCCGGAGCCGACCCGCCTGGCCCATCTTTTGACCAACCGGCTGCGGTTGCAGGCCCGCGAAGGGGTCGGCCTCGATTAA